In Leptodactylus fuscus isolate aLepFus1 unplaced genomic scaffold, aLepFus1.hap2 HAP2_SCAFFOLD_233, whole genome shotgun sequence, the sequence GCGTTGGTGTCCAAGAGCCCCGATACAGGAGATGAGAGCCggggtcccctctcccctttCTCTGTCATTGGTCTCTGGGAGCCCCGATACAGGAGATGAGAGCCGGGGTCCTCTCTCCCCTTTCTCTGTCATTGGTCTCTGGGAGCCCCAATACAGGAGATGAGAGCTGGGGTCCTCTCTCCCCTTTCTCTGTCGTTGGTCTCGGTAAGCCCCGATACAGGAGATGAGAGCTggggtcccctctcccctttCTCTGTCGTTGGTCTCCAGGAGCCCCAATATAGGAGATGAAAGCTGGGTTCCCCTCTCCCCTTTCTCTGTCGTTGGTCTCGGTAAGCCCCGATACTGGAGATGAGAGCCggggtcccctctcccctttCTCTGTCGTTGGTCTCGGTAAGCCCCGATACTGGAGATGAGAGCCGGGGTCCCCTCTTTCCTTTGTCTGGCATTGGTGTCCAAGAGCCCCGATACAGGAGATGAGCCggggtcccctctcccctttCTCTGTCGTTGGTCTCTGGGAGCCCCGATACAGGAGATGAGAGCCGGGGTCCCCCCTCTCCTTTCTCTGTCATTGGTCTCCAGGAGCCCCAATATAGGAGATGAAAGCTGGGTTCCCCTCTCCCCTTTCTCTGTCGTTGGTCTCGGTAAGCCCCGATACTGGAGATGAGAGCCggggtcccctctcccctttCTCTGTCGTTGGTCTCGGTAAGCCCCGATACTGGAGATGAGAGCCGGGGTCCCCTCTTTCCTTTGTCTGGCATTGGTGTCCAAGAGCCCCGATACAGGAGATGAGCCggggtcccctctcccctttCTCTGTCGTTGGTCTCTGGGAGCCCCGATACAGGAGATGAGAGCCggggtcccctctcccctctcccctttCTCTGTCGTTGGTCTCGGTAAGCCCCGATACTGGAGATGAGAGTTggggtcccctctcccctttCTCTGTCGTTGGTCTCTGGGAGCCCCGATACAGGAGATGAGAGCCGGAGTCCTCTCTCGCCTTTCTCTGTCGTTGGTCTCGGTAAGCCCCGATACAGGAGATGAGAGCCGGAGTCCTCTCTCCCCTTTCTCTGTCATTGGTCTCCGGGAGCCCCGATACTGGAGATGAGAGCCGGGATCCCCTCTCCCCTTTCTCTGTCGTTGGTCTCAGTAAGCCCCAATACAGGAGATGAGAGCCGGGGTCCCCCCTCTCCTTTCTCTGTCATTGGTCTCCAGGAGCCCCAATATAGGAGAGTGTCAGTGCTTGTAGGAGATAAGCGCCACCATTTTACTGCACCCCGACCTCAGGAGGGCGATGTCAGAGACCATAATGGGGAGGAGGAGTCCCCACTCTCATCTCCAGTTATGTCTCTGGTGCTCAGTATCACAGCCGGTAAGGGGCACCATACACCATACAGCATGGACATGCTGGGAGACAACTTTGAGGAGAACAGTGGAAGGACAGACGCAACAAGGGGGAGGTTGTATCTGAGAATCTGGAGAGTCTGCGCTGGAGTTACCCTTTAATGAATTATTCATCATTAGATAAATGTAAACAAACAGGACAAGTGGGGGAGGGGCAATATTACTTACCCTGGCGTCTCAGCGCCCTCTGTAGGTCATTCATTAATGCCCCATCTACACCAGATCTCCTCCTGCTTCACTCCACACCACCCCAGGTCTACATGATCACGTGTCATACATTGTACAGTCTGGCACATAGTACTCACCATGGACGGTCAGGTTCACAAATACGTCCTTTGCTATCTTCTGTGTCTGTATATTCACTGTATAATTCCCCTGATCTGTGACTTGGAGATCTCTGATGTGTAATGATCCATTACTGAAAAACGAGATCCGAGGATTGTTCTGAGGTCCAGGGACTGTAGGGGGGTCAATACCAGGGATATATACCAGGATCTGATACTGAGAACTTGTGGTTGGTCCTTTAAACCAAGAGAAACGCAGCAAACTCTCCGGAATCCCAGTAACATTCAGGGTGACCGATCCTTTAACAACCGGATTCTGAGGGATCAACTGGATCATTATCTGACCGGTCACATCCATCGAGAGGCCGAGGAGAACTGAAAGAGAACACGAGAGATTCTGCTCAGTGATCACATGAAACACATCGAAACCTCATcactagagataagtgaacagtaaaatattcgatgttcgttattcgctCTGAATATCATCTGAATAtgggactattggaaggaatctggagccccattatagtctatgggagacaatgCTTCActccaggggatcccaccattcacctcaggagagtcaccaagtccactatgacaccccaggaaatgatgcaacacctctgcaatgtaactgggacagcagggggcgcatgtctgggggcatctaacacaccaaagcccctctattaccccactatcacagcctaacaactacacactatacacactcagggggcgcatgtctgggggcatctaacaagcccaagtccctctattaccccaacatcacagcctaacaactacacactatacacactcagggggcgcatgtctgggggcatcaagtacctttattatgttgggatccctgtcaacaatttttggactacatgctgttcagtgaataggatcgtttttaaaaatccaatctctgaatgatcggaaattggattttaaaaacaatcctgaaatgtcaaattcggttcaaccctaagtgctgtccgatgtagcagtgtccgatgtagcagtgtccgatgtagcagtgtccgatgtagcagtgtccgatgtagcagtgtccgatgtagcagtgtccgatgtagcagtgtccgatgtagcagtgtccgatgtagcagtccgatgcggCAGAGCTGgagctgctacacactcagcattgctgcatcggacactgctacatcggtagagctgagtgttgagcaggttcagctctgcttcatctcggcataggaatgcattgaccagcgttgattggccgaatgccgtacttctgtatgaggacaacgctggtcaatgcattcctatgggaaaaagtcatctccggcATATCGGAAGCtaccagggatcccgaccagatagagccccaaagagctgggtgagtgtcccccctaaataaaggtaacccctagctaaccctcctgtacatctgtccctggctcacagtcacatatgacccggatctgaaatccactattcgtataattcggaggtcacctgatttcagccgccaattcctttttcagatttttttcactgcctccgatgtcgtagttccggtcccacctcccctgcgctgttattggtgcaaaaaacgcaccagggaagggggaggggaataaaatttttctgcatttgcctcgtggtattcgattgtaatcctgatatttgattgaacgccgctcgctcatctccagtcatCAGTTTTATTGTATCTTATATCAAACATCCGTCATCGATACAGAATGTCGCTCGGAGGATATCCAACCCTACTGTCATATGGATACTCTATCGCCCTAATGTCATACGGATACTCTATCGCCCTAATGTCATACGGATACTCTATCACCCTAATGTCATATGGATACTCTATCACCCTATAGTCATACGGATACTCTATCACCCTATAGTCATACGGATACTCTATCACCCTATAGTCATATGGATACTATCACCCTAATGTCATACGGATACTCTATCGCCCTAATGTCATACGGATACTCTATCACCCTAATGTCATACGGATACTCTATCACCCTAATGTCATACGGATACTCTATCACCCTAATGTCATACGGATACTCTATCACCCTATAGTCATACGGATACTATCACCCTATAGTCATATGGATACTCTATCACCCTAATGTCATACGGATACTCTATCACCCTAATGTCATACGGATACTCTATCACCCTATAGTCATATGGATACTCTATCACCCTAATGTCATACGGATACTCTATCACCCTAATGTCATACGGATACTCTATCACCCTAATGTCATACGGATACTCTATCACCCTAATGTCATATGGATACGCTATCACCCCATTGTCATACGGATACTCTATCACCCTATTGTCATATGGATACTCTATCACATAAGGACAGGAGATCCGGCTGAGAtagtaacatctgtaaggataggaGATCCTGCTGAGATAGTAACACCTGTAAGGACAAGAGATCCTACAGAGATagtaacatctgtaaggacaAGAGATCCTACAGAGATagtaacatctgtaaggacaAGGGATCCTGCTGAGATAGTAACACCTGTAAGGACAGGAGATCCCGCTGAGATagtaacatctgtaaggacaGGAGATCCTGCTGAGATagtaacatctgtaaggacaGGAGATCCTGCTGAGATagtaacatctgtaaggacaGGAGATCCCGCTGAGATagtaacatctgtaaggacaGGAGATCCCGCTGAGATagtaacatctgtaaggacaGGAGATCCTGCTGAGATagtaacatctgtaaggacaGGAGATCCCGCTGAGATagtaacatctgtaaggacaGGAGATCCTGCTGAGATagtaacatctgtaaggacaGGAGATCCTGCTGAGATagtaacatctgtaaggacaGGAGATCCTGCTGAGATagtaacatctgtaaggacaGGAGATCCCGCTGAGGTagtaacatctgtaaggacaAGGGATCCTGCTGAGATagtaacatctgtaaggacaGGAGATCCTGCTGAGATagtaacatctgtaaggacaGGAGATCTCGCTGAGATagtaacatctgtaaggacaGGAGATCCTGCTGAGATagtaacatctgtaaggacaGGAGATCCTGCTGAGATagtaacatctgtaaggacaGGAGATCCTGCTGAGATagtaacatctgtaaggacaGGAGATCCCGCTGAGATAGTAACATCTGAAGGGACAGGAGATCCCGCTGAGGTagtaacatctgtaaggacaAGAGATCCTGCTGAGATagtaacatctgtaaggacaGGAGATCCTGCTGAGGTagtaacatctgtaaggacaAGAGATCCTGCTGAGATAGTAACACCTGTAAGGATAGGAGATCCTGCTGAGATAGTAACATCTGAAGGGACAGGAGATCCTGCTGAGATagtaacatctgtaaggacaGGAGATCCCGCTGAGATAGTAACATCTGAAGGGACAGGAGATCCTGCTGAGATagtaacatctgtaaggacaGGAGATCCCGCTGAGATagtaacatctgtaaggacaGGAGATCCCGCTGAGATagtaacatctgtaaggacaGGAGATCCTGCTGAGATagtaacatctgtaaggacaGGAGATCCGGCTGCGATagtaacatctgtaaggacaGGAGATCCGGCTGCGATagtaacatctgtaaggacaGGAGATCCTGCTGAGATagtaacatctgtaaggacaGGAGATCCCGCTGAGATGGTAACACCTGTAAGGACAGGAGATCCTGCTGAGATagtaacatctgtaaggacaAGGGATCCTGCAGAGATagtaacatctgtaaggacaGGAGATCCTGCAGAGATagtaacatctgtaaggacaGGAGATCCTGCTGAGATagtaacatctgtaaggacaGGAGATCCTGCTGAGGTAGTAACACCTGTAAGGACAGGAGATCCTGCTGAGATagtaacatctgtaaggacaGGAGATCCTGCTGAGATagtaacatctgtaaggacaGGAGATCCTGCTGAGGTagtaacatctgtaaggacaGGAGATCCAGCTGAGATAGTAACACCTGTAAGGACAGGAGATCCCGCTGAGATagtaacatctgtaaggacaGGGGATCCTGCTGAGATAGTAACACCTGTAAGGACAGGAGATCCCGCTGAGATagtaacatctgtaaggacaGGAGATCCTGCTGAGATagtaacatctgtaaggacaGGAGATCCTGCTGAGATAGTAACATCTGAAGGGACAGGAGATCCTGCTGAGATagtaacatctgtaaggacaGGAGATCCTGCTGTGTAGCCGAGTGTGCACAGTCCTGCAGTCTCAGTGGTTTCTGTTGATCTGAATATGAGGTAAGTGATAGATGTGATAAGACAATGTACAGATGGCGCCCCCTGTATGTTCTGCTCTGCGGCCGGTGCGGGGCACTACGTGGGCTCGTACACAGGACTTATCATTGCTAGTACAGATACAGTCCCCGGATGTATACATACAGCGTGGTGTGAATATGACCTTACCTAGTATTACCGATCCCCTCATGGCTGGTGACAGACTCTTCTCTGACTCTCCTGTAGATCTATCGCACAACCAGGAAGTGACAATTAGGAAGTGACGGCGGCGCCGTATTGTGTAAGTGCTGGTGCAATACAATAATGTCACATAGATTTAACCCCTGCAGTGTCCTGTCTGACTATAAGTATAGTGAGAAGAATCCATACTGCGAGAATACTCATCCAGAATGTAGAATGTGAACACGTCCCAAGCCGGGACCTCCACAGTCAGCAGAGCCAAACAGGAGAATACACAAAAATACACAAATACATGTCAGTAAGTGCATAAAGAGTGACAAAAACTGCAAGTAACGTCATAATGGACCGACATAAGACGACATACAAACACAATGTGAGAAACGCGTCTCGTAACGTAACCGGAGAGAAGGAGGCGAGAGTGTGCAGAAAGTGGGCGAAGCATCAATACAAAGGGGACAAGAGGGTGAAACGTCCCCCCAAAATGTGAGGTCACAAGATGAAGGGGACGATCATACACACAAGGAGGACACCCCGAAAATGTGAGGTCACAAGATGAAGGGGACGATCATACACACAAGGAGGACACCCCGAAAATGTGAGATCACAAGATGGAGACGATCATACACACAAGGAGGACACCCCGAAAATGTGAGGTCACAAGATGAAGGGGGCAATCATACACACGAGGAGGACACCCCGAGAATGTGAGGTCACAAGATGAAGGGGACGATCATACACACAAGGAGGAGAACCCCGAAAATGTGAGGTCAGAAGATGAAGGGGACGATCATACACACAAGGAGGACACCCCGAGAATGTGAGGTCACAAGATGAAGGGGACGATCATACACACAAGGAGGACACCCCGAAAATGTGAGGTCAGAAGATGAAGGGGACGATCATACACACAAGGAGGACACCCCCAAAATGTGAGGTCACAAGATGAAGGGGACGATCATACACACAAGGAGGACACCCCGAAAATGTGAGGTCACAAGATGAAGGGGGCAATCATACACACAAGGAGGACACCCCGAAAATGTGAGGTCACAAGATGAAGACGATCATACACACAAGGAGGACACCCCGAAAATGTGAGGTCACAAGATGAAGGGGACGATCATACACACAAGGAGGAGAACCCCGAAAATATGAGGTCACAAGATGAAGGGGGCAATCATACACACAAGGAGGAGGACACCCCGAGAATGTGAGGTCACAAGATGAAGACGATCATACACACAAGGAGGACACCCCGAAAATATGAGGTCACAAGATGAAGACGATCATACACACAAGGAGGACACCCCGAAAATGTGAGGTCACAAGATGAAGGAGGCAATCATACACACAAGGAGGAGAACCCCGAGAATGTGAGGTCATAAGATGAAGGAGGCAATCATACACACAAGGAGGAGAACCCCGAGAATGTGAGGTCACAAGATGAAGGGGACGATCATACACACAAGGAGGAGGACACCCCGAAAATATGAGGTCACAAGATGAAGGGGACAATCATACACACAAGGAGGACACCCCGAAAATGTGAGGTCACAAGATGAAGGGGACGATCATACACACAAGGAGGAGAACCCCGAGAATGTGAGGTCACAAGATGAAGGAGGCAATCATACACACAAGGAGGAGAACCCCGAGAATGTGAGGTCACAAGATGAAGGAGGCAATCATACACACAAGGAGGAGGACACCCCGAAAATATGAGGTCACAAGATGAAGGGGACAATCATACACACAAGGAGGACACCCCGAAAATGTGAGGTCACAAGATGAAGGGGACGATCATACACACAAGGAGGAGAACCCCGAGAATGTGAGGTCACAAGATGAAGGAGGCAATCATACACACAAGGAGGAGAACCCCGAGAATGTGAGGTCACAAGATGAAGGGGACGATCATACACACAAGGAGGAGGACACCCCGAAAATATGAGGTCACAAGATGAAGGGGACAATCATACACACAAGGAGGACACCCCGAAAATGTGAGGTCACAAGATGAAGGGGACGATCATACACACAAGGAGGAGAACCCCGAGAATGTGAGGTCACAAGATGAAGGAGGCAATCATACACACAAGGAGGAGAACCCCGAGAATGTGAGGTCACAAGATGAAGGAGGCAATCATACACACAAGGAGGAGGACACCCCGAAAATATGAGGTCACAAGATGAAGGGGACAATCATACACACAAGGAGGACACCCCGAAAATGTGAGGTCACAAGATGAAGGGGACGATCATACACACAAGGAGGTGTTAGGTACATCAAGGGGTCCTCAtcatagagtatgttgcagagttccgaattaattaattattaggcctggagaagtcacacacacatacactgctgATGATGTATCAAATGTAATTCtgctttattgttacagagaggtagtttttATACAAGAGCAGGTTTTGACTATAACATAACATAATTGGCATAACAGGATTGGATGTGGAGAGGTAACATAATCCTAGTGTAACGATtctggttatcagatttggaaatggtggggcaaatggtacagtacttaaatagtaataaatggaggataagtacctcagaagtagaagaaaccgtggtcagacgttagcaaggttcggtacacaggaggagcagatcaatcgtagtcaggcgttagcaaggttcggtacacaggaggagcagatcaatcgtagtcaggcgttagcaaggttcggtacacaggaggagcagatcaatcgtagtcaggcgttagcaaggttcggtacacaagagcagcaaggtagtggtgaggttcagggcaacaaggagcagacagccagaataatcaggcactggatggagtgagctgtgagtttatataggacgggctaaactgtgattggccacagaacaggtgatcttaataaaccaattactccaacagaagagaccagaccaggtaaagcacagaacaaaacaggacttcaaatagtgcaatggtaaaggccgcagaacatagccaggaagtcatgggttcaagacccagtgaattcagttcgtGACACCTAGCCTGGGACCATTGgctaaggcctaatgtaatctccatctcattattactatccaaactgggatggactttctgcaTCTATCATGGCAAGAGAGACAATCACCTGACACCTTCCACCCTGGGCCGCAGTAACATGATCTAGTACCTGGGTGTGTTGGTTGGTGACTATGATCAGCTGGTTTTGTACTGCTATGGTGGTGTTAAGTACGCCTAATATACCCCATATTTCATCATCTAGGTAATCGGTGGCTTCCACTAGCTTATCCCAGGTTTGCGTTATCATTGGATATACAAGGACTGTACTGACTATATTATTCCCTGTACTCATTTGGACCAGGTGGGGTCTACCACTTCTCCTAGGGGTGTTGTCAGCTGCTCTCTTGTACAGAGTGTGCTTAGGTATGGCCTTTGCATTTAGTCTATCAACTATAAAGGTGGCAGGAGTGAGTCTTACTATTGTCCATGTACCTGTCACCCCCACCGGTAACCACTTGTATGCATTGTTGCCACATGCCCAATACCTCTGAGGGGGTAGAGCAAAGAAGGCTGAGTGCTGGGTAATACGTTTGTGCACAAGGTCCACAAAGCTGGATATATTCTTCAGCATACACCAAGATGGTTGTTTACCCAGGGCCCCACAATATCCAAAGTCTCGATTTCCACAAAGTTGAGGTTCTTTCTCCTATAAAACCTTTCTTCaggggggggcgtggctagccggcgcCGCGAGCGGACGCACAGACCAGGAGCTCCGCTACAGGGGACCCTAATCCAGGGTATTACCCTTCCATCTGCCGCTTCCACTACGTGCAGCAGCCTCAGGGGCCTTCCCCCAGCCCCAGTGTACCTTCGGTGAGGCTCCGTTCAGCTGCTCTGTTCACCTGCCTCCCGGCTCCTAGTGCGCGGCTTGCTCTGCAGGGACTcacggccgccatcttggatacACGGCCTACCTTCTCCCTGGTCCCTTTTTCCCTCCTGGGACCCCAGCAGCACCTCCAGGACGCTTCAGCCTTCTCCCCTGGACCCTGTGAGCGCCCGACCGCCGAGACCCTGTGCCTGGATCTCCCCGGCAGCCAGATTCAGACCTGAGGCCTAGTGCTTCCTCCCAGTGTGGCAGCCGCCATCTTGGGGCCTACATCGGGCCTGACCTCCACTGCTTTCTCACTGTGCAGGAACTGGAACCTCCTCCTTGCAGCCTGCACTACACTGCTTGGACTATTGGCTGGAGCAAGCTGTCTCCTGAACCTGCAATTTTCCTCTGAGTGCTGCAGGGATCCCCAGCTCCAGTgtcctccagctgctgtgagTAATATATGTTTTGCTGCTgattgtcaccccccccccccttccagagcCCCTGGACATTTACCATTTACCAGACCTGCTACAGGCCACCCTGACTCACCTAGTGttgtggggaccccccccccccataacatcTGCTACCATTTGACTTTCACGCTGCTCCTGCTGCATGGTGAAAATGATTTACTGAACTCACTCCCCCCCTATCCAACCTGGGTCCGCCTGAGCACAGTGTAACACCAACTGGCCTGTATCATGGTGAAAGTAGGAGGTAGTCGCCCTCGTGATCCCCTAACTCACCAAAAACCTTCTAACTCTCAGGGAGAACTTGATAAATACTTAATGAAGAAACAAAATCCCTCCTGCAATAAGGGACCCCTACCCCTTCACCAAGACCCTGTTGCTGCTAGCTGTAGGGCCTCCGACGGGGGTAGTGAAGAAGAGGGAGGTTCCCCCGCAGATTTGCCAGTTTCCCGAGACTTCCTGCAACAAGCCTTATCTGGCGCCTTATCCACCGCCCTGTCTCCAGTGATGCAGACGCTAGCGGTCATTGAGCAGGATGTTAAACATATTGGCCAGAGAGTGGAGACCC encodes:
- the LOC142187397 gene encoding cell adhesion molecule CEACAM19-like, encoding MRGSVILVLLGLSMDVTGQIMIQLIPQNPVVKGSVTLNVTGIPESLLRFSWFKGPTTSSQYQILVYIPGIDPPTVPGPQNNPRISFFSNGSLHIRDLQVTDQGNYTVNIQTQKIAKDVFVNLTVHESPDNTQDHVPVYENVLAEKPKEESSYMGLQFRSEETYTELKTRNTEVK